Part of the Propioniciclava sp. MC1595 genome is shown below.
CCGCCTCGCTGATCGGCAACGTGTACCTGGGCCGCGTGCAGAACGTGCTGCCCAGCATGGAGGCCGCGTTCATCGACATCGGCCGCGGCCGCAACGCCGTGCTGTACGCCGGCGAGGTCGACTGGGAGACGTTCGGCGTGACCGGCGACGACCGCAAGGTCGAGAAAGTCCTGAAGTCGGGGCAGGCGATCCTGGTGCAGGTCACCAAGGACCCGATCGGCGCCAAGGGGGCGCGCCTGACCGCGAACATCTCGATCCCCGGCCGCTACGTGGTCTACTGCCCGGGCGGCCAGCTGTCCGGCATCTCCCGCAAGCTGCCCGAGAACGAGCGCAACCGCCTCAAGGGCATCCTCGACGAGGCCGTCGGCGACGACGCCTCGGTGATCGTCCGCACCGCCGCCGAGGGCGCCTCGCAGGAGGAGCTCGAGCGCGACGTCAGCCGCCTCAAGGCGCAGTGGGAGGTCATCGAGAAGAAGGTCAAGCAGGGCTCCGCCCCGCAGCAGCTCTACACCGAGCCCGACCTGACCGTCCGCATCGTGCGTGACCTGTTCACCGAGGACTTCACCAAGCTCATCGTCGACGGCAACGGCGAGGGCGAGGACGCCTGGGACACCATGGAGGCCTACGTCACCCACGTGGCGCCGCACCTGGCCGAGCGACTGCGCCGCTGGGACCGCGCGAGCGAGGGCGACATCTTCGAGAAGTTCCGCGTCCACGAGCAGGTGGCCAAGGCACTCGAGCGCAAGGTGCACCTGCCCTCGGGCGGGTCGCTGATCATCGACCGCACCGAGGCCATGACCGTCATCGACGTCAACACCGGCAAGTTCACCGGCACGCAGGGCAACCTCGAGGCGACGGTCACGTCGAACAACCTCGAGGCGGCCGAGGAGATCGTCCGCCAGCTGCGCCTGCGCGACATCGGCGGCATCATCGTCATCGACTTCATCGACATGGTGCTGCCCGCCAACCGCGAACTGCTGCTGCGCCGCCTCGTCGAGTGCCTGGGCCGCGACCGCACCCGCCACCAGGTGGCCGAGGTCACGTCGCTGGGCCTGGTCCAGATGACGCGCAAGCGGATCGGCACCGGCCTCGCCGAGGCGTTCACCGTCCAGTGCGAGACCTGCAAGGGCCGCGGCTACCACACCCACGAGGCCCCGGTCGCCGACCAGGCGCCGGCCGACGGTGGCGACCGTGACCCGAACGGACGCCGTGGCGCCCGGTCGCGCGGAGGCCGGTCGCGGGGCGGTCGCTCCGAGTCCTCGCCGTCGTCCCCGGCCGAGGCGCCCGCCGAGCCCGCGGCCCACGCCGAGGCCCCGGGCGAGCAGGTCGACACCGCGGGTCCCGCGGGGTCCTGACGCGTTGACGTGGGCGTCGGCCCGGCTCAGGCCGGGTCGGCGTCCAGCGCCGCCCGGAGGGCGTCTGCCGACGGGTTGACCAGCACCCGGTCGCCGACGAGCGCGGTGGGGGTGAGCTCGTTGCCGTCGTTGTGCGTGCGCACCGCGGCGTTGGCCTCGGGGTCGGCCCACACGTTGACCCAGGTGACGCGCGGGTCGTCGCCGACCGCGCGGAGGAGGAGCTCGCAGAAGGCGCAGCCGGGCTTCCAGAGCACCACGGCGTGGCCGGGCGCCACCCGCCCCCGCGCCTGCGACCACGGGGTGTGGCGTCCGGTGCGCAGCTGGGGCAGGACCAGCGCGGCCCCGAGGGCGAGCACCAACCCGGCCACGACGAGCCCGCGGACCGGGTCCTCCCGCCCGAAGAGCGACCCCGCGGTGACCGCCGCGAGGACCACCACCCCGGCCGTCGTGACCAGGGTGCGGGTGCGCTCCGGGCCGGCCATCACAGGACGAGCTGGCTGACCGTGTGGATCACGAGGCCGGCGAGGGCACCCACCACGGTGCCGTTGATGCGGATGAACTGCAGGTCGCGGCCCACGTAGAGCTCGATGCGCTTGCTGGCGTCGCGGCCGTCCCAGCGCTGGATCGTGTGGCTGATCACCGAGCTGAGCTCGTGGCCGTAGGTGGTGACGAGCCAGGCGGCGGCGTCCGAGGCGGTGGAGTCGACGCGGTCGGCCATGGCCGGGTCGTTCTCGAGGGCCTCACCCAGCTCCTGGACGCCGCGGACCGCCCGCGCGTGCAGGTCGGAGTCGGCGTCGTCGAGGGCCGACTCGAGGCTGCGGCGCACGCTGGCCCACAGCGACACGACGGTCTGGCCGATCTGCGGGTGCGTGAGCAAGCGGGTCTTGAGCGCCTCGAACCGGGCCTGCACCGACGGGTCGGCCTGCAGGTCACCGGCGATGCGGAGCAGCAGGTCGTCCAGCCCCTTGCGGGCCGTGTGCTCGGGGTCGTCGCGCACCGCGGAGACCCAGTCGAGGGCCTGCCAGTACAGCGCCGAGACCACCCGCTGGTTGACGAAGTGGGGCGACCACCGGGGCGCCCGCTCGTGCAGGATCGCGGTGAAGGCCTTCGGGTTCTTGGTCAGCCAGGTGTGCACCTCGCGCAGCACCAGGTCGACGAAGCCCTTGTGCGCGCGGTCGGCGACGATGCTGTCGAGCAGGGCGCCGGTCACCTGCGAGACGGGCTCGCGGTCGAGGCGGGGGAGCACCACGTCGACGGCCAGGGTGCGCACGTCGTCGTCCTTGATCCGGCCGAGCAGCGCCCGGGCGACCCGGACGCCCTCGCCCACGACCCGGCGGGCGTGGGCCTCGTCGCGCAGCCAGCGCCCACCGCGGCGGGCGAGGCCGGCGTCGGCGATGCGCTCGCGGACGACCTCCTCGGTGAGGAAGTTGGAGGCGAAGAAGGACTGCAACGAGCCGGCCAGCTCGTCCTTCTTGCGGGGGATGATCGCGGTGTGCGGGATGGGGATCCCCAACGGGTGGCGGAACAGCGCGGTCACGGCGAACCAGTCCGCCAGGGCGCCGACCATGGCCGCCTCGGACATCGTGTTCACGTAGCCCCACACGCCGCTGTGGTCGAGCCGGAGGGTGGCGAGGTAGACCACCGCGGCGAACACGAGCAGGGACAGGGCGATCGCCTTCATCCGCCGCAGGCGGGCCAGGCGGACCTCGTCGCCGGCGGTCAGGGACATCAACTGCACTCCTCAAGGTTGCCACGCCCGCGTTCTGGCACCATGGACCACCGTGTCCACCATCGTGTTCGTCCACGCCCACCCCGACGACGAGGCCAGCCAGACGTCGGGCAGCATGACCCGCCTGTCCGCCGAGGGCCACCGCGTCGTCGTGGTGTACGGCACGGGCGGCGACCACGGCACGATCCCCGACGGCCACGACGGCGACCTCGCCGAGCTGCGCCGCGCCGAGGCCGCGGCGTCCGCCGAGGTGACCGGCGCCCAGCGCCTGGTCTGGCTCGACCACCTCGACTCCGGCATGACGGGCTGGGACACCAACGGCCACCCCGACGCCTTCATGAACGCTGACGTCGCCACGGTGGCGCGCACGATCGCCGACGTCCTCGACGAGGAGGACGCCGACGTCGTCGTCGGCTACGACTGGCACGGCGGCTACGGCCACCCCGACCACATCCAGGTGCACCGGGTGGTGCGGCAGGCCGCGGAGCTGGCCGCTCGGCGTCCGCGGTACCTCGAGGTGACCATGAACCGGGACGCCGCGCGTCGCCTGTTCGCGCTGGCCGTCGAGGCGGGCATGGAGGGGGACTGGGACGTCGACGCGCCCCTGGACGACGGCAACCCGCTGGGGACGCCCGAGGCGGAGCTGCACTGGGCCGTGGACGTCACGCCGTGGCTGGACGCCAAGCGCGCGGCCCTCGCCGCGCACGCCTCCCAGCCGGACGCCGCGGGCATGCTCGCGATGCCGGAGCAGGGCTTCGCGGCGATGATGGGCTGGGAGCACTACATCGAGCCCGGCCGCCCCGACGGGATGGTCGTGGGGTGGCCCTTCGCCGGATGAGAAACCTCTCATCTTCCCGTCAACGGATGCTCATGGTGGGCCGGTTGACTGGGGCGAGATCAAGGAGAGGTGTGTCGGCGTGCGCAACAAGGTGACGGTCATCGCGGTGACGGCGCTGCTCGCGAGCAGCGCTGCGATCGGCGCGACGGTGGGGATCCTGGGC
Proteins encoded:
- a CDS encoding Rne/Rng family ribonuclease translates to MLDSDVPTGATPESADSAPATPPRRRRRAASRPAGPPKEIAPTPAPAEIAPPAAEPESVEAEWAEVAGEPVAEATPLEEEAVADTDDAVEEEAPVEDAAAEAVEGDEPAEEAEEPAVDESVELQPEPEPEPAPAPRRRTSRRRTRATQPEPQPEADAEGADPVAEGLAQLSAEHQHDATADAIDPDDVSAALQDLAAAISGDAGDEEAADEAEDGDDSDSDDSTDAEGADDGDDSDDSDDAAPRRRRRRRGGRRRRRGSDSEDGDDSDADDSGDDQAEGSASEDDDSDADDENGEGEEATPSSGRRRRRRRRRGEDTGTEGAEDGVDVVVKVREPRASRSRGGSESAADQITGIEGSTRMEAKRQRRREGRAAGRRRAPILSEAEFLARRESVDRQMLIRQADDYTQIAVMEDGVLVEHYVDRASSASLIGNVYLGRVQNVLPSMEAAFIDIGRGRNAVLYAGEVDWETFGVTGDDRKVEKVLKSGQAILVQVTKDPIGAKGARLTANISIPGRYVVYCPGGQLSGISRKLPENERNRLKGILDEAVGDDASVIVRTAAEGASQEELERDVSRLKAQWEVIEKKVKQGSAPQQLYTEPDLTVRIVRDLFTEDFTKLIVDGNGEGEDAWDTMEAYVTHVAPHLAERLRRWDRASEGDIFEKFRVHEQVAKALERKVHLPSGGSLIIDRTEAMTVIDVNTGKFTGTQGNLEATVTSNNLEAAEEIVRQLRLRDIGGIIVIDFIDMVLPANRELLLRRLVECLGRDRTRHQVAEVTSLGLVQMTRKRIGTGLAEAFTVQCETCKGRGYHTHEAPVADQAPADGGDRDPNGRRGARSRGGRSRGGRSESSPSSPAEAPAEPAAHAEAPGEQVDTAGPAGS
- a CDS encoding DUF445 domain-containing protein; translated protein: MSLTAGDEVRLARLRRMKAIALSLLVFAAVVYLATLRLDHSGVWGYVNTMSEAAMVGALADWFAVTALFRHPLGIPIPHTAIIPRKKDELAGSLQSFFASNFLTEEVVRERIADAGLARRGGRWLRDEAHARRVVGEGVRVARALLGRIKDDDVRTLAVDVVLPRLDREPVSQVTGALLDSIVADRAHKGFVDLVLREVHTWLTKNPKAFTAILHERAPRWSPHFVNQRVVSALYWQALDWVSAVRDDPEHTARKGLDDLLLRIAGDLQADPSVQARFEALKTRLLTHPQIGQTVVSLWASVRRSLESALDDADSDLHARAVRGVQELGEALENDPAMADRVDSTASDAAAWLVTTYGHELSSVISHTIQRWDGRDASKRIELYVGRDLQFIRINGTVVGALAGLVIHTVSQLVL
- a CDS encoding PIG-L family deacetylase; this translates as MSTIVFVHAHPDDEASQTSGSMTRLSAEGHRVVVVYGTGGDHGTIPDGHDGDLAELRRAEAAASAEVTGAQRLVWLDHLDSGMTGWDTNGHPDAFMNADVATVARTIADVLDEEDADVVVGYDWHGGYGHPDHIQVHRVVRQAAELAARRPRYLEVTMNRDAARRLFALAVEAGMEGDWDVDAPLDDGNPLGTPEAELHWAVDVTPWLDAKRAALAAHASQPDAAGMLAMPEQGFAAMMGWEHYIEPGRPDGMVVGWPFAG